The following are encoded in a window of Thalassotalea insulae genomic DNA:
- a CDS encoding serine/threonine protein kinase has product MSVFDFTSLSPDLILDGIESVGLRVDSGLLALNSYENRVYQFHDEQLQKYVTKFYRPQRWTHQQIQEEHDFSLELAAQELPVIAPLQFSGQSLFEYQGYPFAIYPCRGGRIFEVDNLDQLEWMGRFIGRIHAVSRQQKFSCRPSYHTDESLYQAREIIAQSGFVPDYLAQSFFVILDQVIEVAAQQYQPNELIRLHGDCHAGNILWTDNGPHFVDLDDSRMGPAIQDIWMMLSGDHQQQLLQLDTLIGGYEEFCSFDHQEFALIEALRTMRVVNYMAWLCKRWQDPAFPYSFPWFNTAKYWEEQVLMLKEQMSALQQPPLTLMP; this is encoded by the coding sequence ATGTCAGTATTTGATTTTACATCACTGTCGCCGGATTTGATTTTAGACGGCATAGAAAGCGTTGGCTTGCGTGTTGATAGCGGCTTATTAGCATTAAACAGCTATGAAAATAGAGTCTATCAGTTTCATGATGAGCAACTACAAAAGTATGTGACTAAGTTTTATCGGCCTCAGCGCTGGACTCACCAGCAAATTCAGGAAGAGCATGATTTTTCTTTAGAATTGGCGGCGCAAGAGCTACCTGTTATTGCTCCATTGCAATTTTCTGGTCAATCGTTGTTTGAATATCAAGGTTATCCGTTTGCTATTTACCCTTGTAGAGGCGGGCGAATTTTTGAAGTTGATAACCTCGACCAGTTAGAATGGATGGGACGATTTATTGGCCGGATTCATGCGGTATCCCGTCAGCAGAAGTTTAGTTGTCGTCCCAGTTACCATACTGATGAGTCTCTTTATCAGGCGAGAGAAATTATTGCGCAATCTGGTTTTGTTCCTGATTATTTAGCGCAATCATTTTTTGTGATCCTTGATCAGGTCATTGAAGTCGCCGCTCAGCAATACCAACCCAATGAATTGATTCGGCTTCACGGCGATTGCCATGCTGGTAATATATTGTGGACAGACAATGGTCCACACTTTGTTGATCTTGATGATAGTCGAATGGGGCCAGCGATTCAGGATATTTGGATGATGCTTTCAGGAGACCATCAGCAGCAGTTATTGCAGTTAGATACTTTAATCGGTGGTTATGAGGAATTCTGTTCGTTTGATCATCAAGAGTTTGCCTTAATTGAAGCTTTGCGCACCATGCGTGTGGTTAATTATATGGCCTGGCTATGTAAACGCTGGCAAGATCCTGCATTTCCGTATAGCTTTCCTTGGTTTAATACGGCAAAATATTGGGAAGAACAGGTGTTAATGTTAAAGGAGCAGATGTCTGCATTACAGCAGCCACCACTAACTTTAATGCCGTAA
- a CDS encoding thiol:disulfide interchange protein DsbA/DsbL: MKKIMTLLGIMLVSMLANGTEYQEGKHYVKVKEIAVETPEVREYFSFYCPHCFRFEPLVAEIKKALPEKAVFVKNHVDFLPGASKKMQSLLTKALITAQKMDIAESQIEAIFKYIHVHRAVFTSEKDVRNVFVLNGADGEQFERLMASEEVAKAAAQMKSNQDALSQSGDLKSVPTIIVNGKYMIHAHDLDKENFVEDYNKLVKYLLALG, translated from the coding sequence ATGAAAAAAATAATGACTTTGTTAGGCATAATGCTAGTGTCTATGTTGGCAAATGGTACAGAATATCAGGAAGGTAAGCATTACGTTAAAGTCAAAGAAATCGCCGTTGAAACGCCTGAAGTAAGGGAGTATTTCTCTTTTTATTGTCCTCATTGTTTTCGCTTTGAACCACTAGTTGCAGAAATAAAAAAAGCACTACCTGAGAAAGCGGTGTTTGTTAAAAATCATGTCGATTTTTTGCCAGGTGCCTCGAAAAAAATGCAGTCTCTATTAACCAAAGCGTTAATTACCGCGCAAAAAATGGATATTGCAGAAAGTCAGATTGAAGCAATATTTAAATATATTCACGTTCATCGTGCGGTTTTTACTTCTGAAAAAGATGTCCGCAATGTTTTTGTTCTTAATGGGGCCGATGGCGAGCAATTTGAGCGTTTAATGGCCAGCGAGGAAGTTGCTAAGGCGGCAGCACAAATGAAGAGTAATCAGGATGCTTTATCGCAGAGTGGCGATTTAAAAAGTGTGCCTACTATTATCGTCAATGGCAAATACATGATTCATGCTCATGATTTAGATAAAGAAAACTTTGTTGAAGACTATAATAAGTTGGTGAAGTATTTGTTAGCTTTAGGATAG
- a CDS encoding SHOCT domain-containing protein has product MINRIFRFSLINKFYLVLHLALMSAINCYAQSFEIKEIELPNPEHAPSWRQLVKNPRSSTQFFLANRQGQISILNNEQVQAPALLDLKTFYPNLIALTAFTTHPAFNLSKQVGYLSFYTAHIEKPNEEANPNPISPYRFEQATPYQLVLSEWQLKDKTESLTLKRGGHKTILRIDVPSVDITIEQLSFSPFIQPWQDNYGQLLMTLGTDKNYQKIPLYSGAILRIQPEKFGTKNYRVPQSNPFIEQITINNEIVAAHLGKIHSIYWSKQHTEALFINHELKQKLNWSQITLGSDFIESSVKANTFYSAAQSKISNSIVYRGNKLKSQRNKVLYLSWQDQWRLMSTDSQSPEQPEIIHQFNRQEISADAELMLVVDQQNEPIIFNQSNASILHLLADNAQTLATTQQSNIKQQAPESSLVYLIAMIVIVVILIVIWLSKRSALPTIKKYLHSQYAQFDVNEAENQIALYQRHHKDPSLELSLSQIIESSIYLNGECLSTVRKNKKGAFSNQKERAVIAEIAKEQREKMVDDRIRKCELLITDSDKNSYRVCNYFRKGNQRLTKAKFEQATEQLIDWCWKISSVMNPQHTEARKIPVQAEVTLANTDSKIKEKLETKESILKPTVSQEAQQPSKAIDVNTTAQLAQTTEGINKTKENTSNAAQTDLDPQQKLQQELTSLSIVEALEKLAQLKQQSLLTEQEFEQAKSKILNLP; this is encoded by the coding sequence ATGATAAACAGAATTTTTCGCTTCTCCCTGATCAACAAGTTTTATCTTGTTCTCCATCTGGCACTAATGTCAGCTATTAACTGCTACGCACAATCATTTGAAATTAAAGAAATAGAATTACCTAACCCAGAGCATGCTCCAAGCTGGCGACAACTTGTAAAAAACCCAAGATCATCAACACAATTTTTCCTAGCTAATCGCCAAGGACAAATAAGCATACTCAATAACGAACAAGTACAAGCGCCGGCTTTGCTGGATCTGAAAACTTTCTATCCAAATCTTATTGCCCTCACTGCGTTTACCACACACCCCGCCTTTAACTTATCAAAGCAAGTCGGTTACCTAAGCTTTTACACTGCTCATATTGAAAAACCGAATGAAGAAGCCAATCCAAACCCAATCAGCCCTTATCGATTTGAGCAAGCAACTCCGTACCAGCTGGTATTAAGCGAATGGCAACTCAAAGATAAAACCGAATCACTGACGTTAAAAAGAGGCGGGCATAAAACCATACTACGGATTGATGTACCCAGTGTAGATATCACAATAGAACAATTGTCATTTAGTCCTTTTATTCAACCTTGGCAAGATAACTATGGCCAGCTATTAATGACATTAGGCACAGACAAAAACTATCAAAAAATTCCTCTTTATTCAGGCGCCATATTAAGGATTCAACCGGAAAAATTTGGTACAAAAAATTATCGAGTTCCGCAGTCCAATCCCTTTATCGAACAAATAACCATTAATAATGAAATTGTTGCTGCTCACTTAGGTAAGATTCATTCCATTTATTGGTCAAAACAACATACCGAAGCATTATTTATTAATCATGAATTAAAACAAAAGCTTAACTGGTCACAAATCACCTTAGGCAGTGATTTTATTGAATCTTCAGTGAAGGCTAATACCTTCTATTCAGCGGCCCAGAGCAAAATTTCTAACAGTATTGTCTACCGCGGAAATAAGCTAAAAAGTCAGCGCAATAAAGTCTTATATTTATCTTGGCAAGATCAGTGGCGACTGATGTCTACTGATTCGCAATCACCTGAGCAGCCAGAGATTATTCACCAATTTAATCGACAAGAAATATCAGCAGATGCTGAGCTAATGCTCGTAGTAGATCAGCAAAATGAACCTATAATATTCAATCAGTCAAATGCATCTATTTTGCATTTATTAGCCGATAACGCTCAAACATTAGCCACAACGCAACAATCAAACATCAAACAGCAAGCGCCTGAAAGCAGCTTAGTCTACCTCATTGCAATGATTGTAATTGTCGTGATTTTAATCGTCATTTGGCTATCAAAACGTTCTGCATTACCAACGATCAAAAAATATCTTCATAGCCAATATGCTCAATTTGACGTAAATGAAGCAGAAAATCAGATAGCACTGTACCAAAGACACCATAAAGACCCCTCACTTGAGCTCTCTTTATCTCAAATAATTGAAAGTTCTATTTACCTCAATGGCGAATGCCTATCTACTGTTAGAAAAAATAAAAAAGGCGCTTTTTCAAATCAAAAAGAACGAGCTGTGATAGCTGAGATAGCAAAAGAGCAACGTGAAAAAATGGTCGACGACAGGATCAGAAAATGTGAATTACTGATAACCGATAGTGATAAAAATAGTTATCGGGTATGCAACTATTTTCGTAAAGGCAACCAGCGATTGACTAAAGCTAAGTTTGAACAAGCCACTGAGCAACTTATCGATTGGTGTTGGAAAATATCTTCGGTTATGAATCCACAGCATACCGAGGCGAGAAAAATTCCCGTTCAAGCAGAAGTTACATTAGCCAACACTGATAGCAAAATAAAAGAAAAGCTTGAGACTAAAGAATCGATATTAAAACCCACGGTTTCCCAGGAGGCTCAGCAGCCAAGCAAAGCAATTGACGTCAATACAACAGCTCAGTTAGCACAAACGACTGAAGGTATTAATAAGACTAAAGAAAACACAAGTAATGCGGCTCAAACAGATTTAGACCCCCAACAAAAACTACAGCAGGAACTAACCAGCCTGTCTATCGTTGAAGCCCTGGAAAAACTTGCACAGCTAAAACAGCAGAGCTTATTGACTGAACAAGAGTTTGAACAGGCTAAAAGTAAAATCCTTAATTTACCCTAA